TGCCTGTACCTCCCGAAATAAAGATAGTTTTTCCCTCTTCTGCTTTCATAAGCTCCAATGCCTGCATTATTGTAAGTGCTGTTAAAGGTACTGCTGCCGCCTCTATATCCGAAAGATAATCCGGTACTTTTGCAAGTGCATCTTCATTTACAGCTATATATTCAGCAAATGCTCCGATTTTATCAAGTGGTAACCTTGCAAAAACACGATCATTTACTTTAAATTTTGATGCCCTTGTACCGACTTTTTCAACTGTACCCACAAACTCATTACCTGCCAATGTAGGTAATTTATATGGAACGATCATCTTCACTTCACCACATGAAATCATATTATCAAGTGGATTTACACCTGCAGCCAATACTTTTATCAGTACTTCTCTCTCCCCAATAACTGGTATTCCTAAATCAACCATTTTTACCGAAATATTATTCTTATTGTATTGTTCTACCTGTGCCGCTCTCATTTTTCACCTCTATTTATTTCTATTATAAATCTTATACATATCTTCAATTAAAGACTTAAGAGTTTTATTCTTCAAATTTAAAAGTAATTGTTTCTCTGACTCTTCAAATATCGGAAGTAAAGCTTCCCTAATATTCGCCCCAATGGGACATTTATCATTTGCTGTATCATGAATATGTAACAAATCTTTTTCAGGGTAAACTGCCAGATATACTGTAGCTAAATTAAGCTCATCAGCTTTTACTTTTAAACTCATTCCCTTTTTTCCCTGTTGACTCTCAATAATATTGGCGTCCTTAAGTAATGTAATTATTTTCCTGATATGACTGGCATTTGTTCCCACACTCTGAGCCAAAAGTTCTGAGGTAACAACTTTATCAGTCTCTTCAATATAAACTAATATATGTAGTGCTATTGAAAATTTTGTATCCATATCTTTTCCTTTCTTAAATTTACTTTGAGAGTATAACTTATACTTGTATCTATGTCAAGTACAAGTTTTGTTTTATATCTTTATTTCAAAATACATAAAAACTTTTATTTACATTCATTGTCTTTGGTAGTAACATATATTCACTAAAAAAGTCATAAAATATCATGTGTAGATTGGTTATATAATGGAAAGAAACTTATTACTTTATGGATACAAGAAAGCTTCAATGTTTTCGACTTGTTTATGAACCATCTTCATTAAACAATTGATCTGCAATGCCTAGTTCTTCTAGCTCTTTTGTTCCAGAAGTGCTTGGTTTAGTCGCCTCAATTATTTTTTTAACAGGAGTTCCCGTTTACTTATTTCTATCACCTCCTCTTCGTTCTTAAATTACAATATTTATAAGAACAAAAATCAATATTTGGACAAAAAAACAGCAAACCTTTGTGATTTACTGTTTCTAAAATTGTTCTATTCAATTAGATAAAAATGGAATTTGTTTAATAAATCTTTTCAAATACTTCGCATAACATAGGTGCTTGTTCATAAAAAATTTTGCCAACCAATTTATATTCTTCATAAAAGAATCTGTCGTGAACTTCTCTCCAATACCGATAGCTTCTATCACCTTCACCTTCATGCCATGCATGTTCTGGTGTAATTAAGTGATAAGGCATGATATACACTACCTTTGTTTGAGTAATACACACTGGCTCTTCTGAACCATTGAGAATAATATTATACTCTCCTACCTGGGGTATATGCTCTCCAACTTCATATAATTCATATGCTGAGGTCGTAGCTGTCTTAATTTTACAATTAACTAATTCTGCCAATTCATCAGCCATTTCTTTAGTATTTCCAAAGCTCCACGATTCATATTTTATGTCTTTAGGTAACTTCTTTTCATTGCAA
This region of Lachnospiraceae bacterium oral taxon 096 genomic DNA includes:
- a CDS encoding Rrf2 family transcriptional regulator — its product is MDTKFSIALHILVYIEETDKVVTSELLAQSVGTNASHIRKIITLLKDANIIESQQGKKGMSLKVKADELNLATVYLAVYPEKDLLHIHDTANDKCPIGANIREALLPIFEESEKQLLLNLKNKTLKSLIEDMYKIYNRNK
- a CDS encoding ASCH domain-containing protein, producing the protein MDDKVKAFWIKFCNEKKLPKDIKYESWSFGNTKEMADELAELVNCKIKTATTSAYELYEVGEHIPQVGEYNIILNGSEEPVCITQTKVVYIMPYHLITPEHAWHEGEGDRSYRYWREVHDRFFYEEYKLVGKIFYEQAPMLCEVFEKIY